Proteins from a genomic interval of Chryseobacterium indologenes:
- a CDS encoding TonB-dependent receptor plug domain-containing protein: MQHLQPSSFTDLLELLPGGRSTDPVMNQVNKISLRETGNPGSDYNTSAMGTTFLVDGAPLNSGANLQYTYDFTDKTNTGLKRRLNITSGVDMRSISTDQIEKVEILRGIPSVRYGNLTSGIVKITNKSGQTRWNARFKADGYSKLFAVNKGFENKDKDLKINLGIDYLNAKSDPRDRLENYKRITTNFALVKEKKHDHGNSRWQANLSYTGSLDGSKSDPDIDLSELNSYEVNNHLFSLSNLFTYTKNEPSFYRSTEVQATINQRLDKIKQTKFIQLENATAFPLSRTEGEYDGYYPEARYISDYIVDGKPLDLFVKMINTFRFTVTSVKTEINTGFDWQLSKNWGQGQLFDIYKPIDPKSTFRPRAYRDIPAYSTGAAFLETISAADIGKHTLTLALGLRGNSMMNIPSYFKMHGKVYADPRVNLQWNLPSFTLLNQKSQLALTLGYGKQSLFPDLNLLYPELIYKDVQQLNYFHDNPNYRRVNYKTMIYNPQNPEIEPAVNEKFEARLDFNLGLHQLSVTVFKENMNNAFRSMNEYAVYQYKKYDTSGLDHGSITSPPDVDALPYQNINENFIYSAQRNGSTIDKEGIEFQYSSNRIPKINTRFTLNGAWFKTRYGNSLPVYRGHDISINGKPYPYLGLYDGMEPNSVNEVLNTNLMLDTYIPKLDLIFSSSFQFSWYSMRKLDPMSGVPSHYVDPNGNIYPFHPETAKGTLLERLIIAQNNDLYNASRRPMEMNLNLKVTKSFRNKAVVISMFANRLFSYYAPYNINGFTINRKGAHDPYFGMEINFNL; the protein is encoded by the coding sequence ATGCAGCATTTACAGCCTTCCAGTTTCACTGACCTTCTGGAATTGTTACCGGGTGGAAGATCCACAGACCCAGTCATGAATCAGGTCAATAAAATAAGCCTTCGGGAAACAGGAAATCCCGGCAGCGATTACAATACGTCTGCCATGGGAACGACCTTTCTGGTTGACGGTGCGCCTTTAAATTCGGGAGCCAACCTTCAATATACCTATGATTTTACAGATAAGACCAATACCGGTTTAAAAAGGAGATTGAACATCACAAGCGGTGTAGATATGCGCAGTATTTCAACGGATCAGATCGAAAAAGTAGAAATTCTTCGAGGAATTCCTTCTGTAAGGTACGGAAATCTTACTTCGGGAATTGTGAAGATCACCAATAAATCAGGACAAACCAGATGGAATGCAAGATTTAAAGCAGATGGTTACAGTAAACTTTTTGCAGTAAACAAGGGTTTTGAAAATAAAGATAAAGACCTGAAAATCAACCTCGGCATTGATTATTTAAATGCTAAATCTGATCCAAGGGACCGATTGGAAAATTACAAGAGAATCACAACAAATTTTGCTTTGGTTAAAGAAAAGAAACATGATCATGGAAATTCCAGATGGCAAGCCAATCTTAGCTACACAGGTTCTCTGGACGGATCAAAATCTGATCCCGATATAGATTTGTCAGAGCTCAATTCATATGAAGTCAATAATCACCTCTTCAGTCTTTCCAACCTTTTCACCTACACCAAAAATGAGCCTTCATTTTACAGATCAACGGAAGTTCAGGCTACCATCAATCAAAGGTTGGATAAAATAAAACAGACGAAATTCATCCAGCTGGAAAATGCCACTGCTTTCCCTTTATCAAGAACGGAAGGAGAATATGACGGCTATTATCCGGAAGCACGCTATATTTCTGATTATATCGTGGATGGAAAACCTTTGGATCTGTTCGTTAAAATGATCAATACCTTCCGGTTTACCGTTACATCAGTAAAAACAGAGATCAATACAGGGTTTGACTGGCAACTGAGTAAAAACTGGGGACAAGGGCAATTATTTGACATCTACAAACCTATTGACCCCAAATCTACGTTCAGGCCAAGAGCATATCGTGATATTCCCGCTTACAGTACTGGAGCGGCCTTCCTCGAGACCATAAGCGCTGCAGATATAGGAAAGCATACGCTTACATTAGCTCTCGGACTACGGGGTAATTCTATGATGAATATCCCTTCCTATTTCAAAATGCATGGAAAAGTGTATGCAGATCCGCGGGTCAATCTTCAATGGAACCTTCCTTCATTTACCCTTCTGAATCAAAAGTCACAACTTGCACTGACCCTTGGTTATGGTAAACAAAGTTTATTCCCTGACCTCAATCTTTTATATCCTGAACTTATTTACAAAGATGTTCAGCAACTTAATTATTTTCATGACAATCCCAATTACAGAAGAGTCAATTATAAAACGATGATCTACAACCCACAGAATCCTGAAATAGAACCTGCCGTGAATGAAAAATTTGAAGCAAGATTAGATTTCAACCTGGGATTACATCAGTTGTCAGTCACTGTTTTTAAGGAAAATATGAACAATGCATTCCGTTCCATGAACGAATATGCGGTGTATCAGTACAAAAAATACGATACATCAGGGCTTGATCATGGCAGCATAACTTCTCCGCCGGATGTCGATGCACTTCCCTATCAGAATATTAACGAAAACTTCATCTATTCTGCTCAACGAAACGGCAGTACCATTGATAAGGAAGGAATAGAATTTCAGTATTCTTCAAACAGAATTCCGAAAATCAATACCCGTTTTACCCTGAACGGAGCATGGTTCAAAACCCGGTACGGAAATAGCCTTCCCGTATACAGAGGTCATGATATATCTATCAACGGAAAACCTTATCCTTATCTCGGGCTGTATGATGGAATGGAACCCAACTCTGTAAACGAAGTTCTGAATACCAATCTGATGCTGGACACTTACATCCCAAAGCTGGACCTGATTTTTTCTTCCTCTTTTCAGTTTTCGTGGTATTCTATGAGAAAACTCGATCCCATGAGCGGTGTACCGAGTCATTATGTGGATCCCAACGGTAATATTTATCCTTTCCATCCTGAGACCGCGAAGGGAACTCTTCTTGAAAGATTGATCATCGCTCAGAATAATGATCTGTACAATGCCTCGAGAAGACCTATGGAAATGAATCTTAACCTCAAGGTAACAAAAAGCTTCCGGAATAAAGCAGTTGTAATTTCAATGTTCGCAAACAGGCTGTTCAGTTACTATGCGCCTTACAATATCAATGGGTTTACCATCAACAGGAAGGGCGCTCATGATCCTTATTTCGGGATGGAAATCAATTTCAATTTATAA
- a CDS encoding acyl-CoA dehydrogenase family protein, with translation MSYYPLTSIPDYYGIDALLTEEHKLIRQSVRDWVESFVMPQIDQAAQNHTDLPGLMRELGKIGALGPYIPVEYGGSGLDQISYGLIMQELERGDSAVRSAASVQSSLVMFPINEFGSEEQKKKYLPKLAAGEMIGSFGLTEPNHGSDPGSMETYFKDMGDHYLLNGAKMWITNSPLCDIAVVWAKNEEGKVQGLIVERGMEGFTTPETHNKWSLRASKTGELVFNDVKVPKENLLPGVTGMKGPLSCLNSARYGISWGVIGAAIDCYCTAVQYSKERKQFGKPIGSFQLQQKKLAEFLTEITKAQLLCLQLGNLKNDHKASPAQISMAKRNNVKMAIDIARESRQILGGMGIMGEFPMMRHAANLESVITYEGTHDVHLLITGLDITGINAF, from the coding sequence ATGTCATATTATCCTCTTACAAGCATCCCTGATTATTACGGAATTGATGCTTTACTTACTGAAGAACACAAACTGATCCGCCAATCTGTAAGAGACTGGGTTGAAAGTTTTGTAATGCCGCAGATTGACCAGGCAGCCCAAAATCATACGGATCTTCCAGGTCTTATGAGAGAATTGGGTAAAATCGGGGCACTAGGTCCTTATATCCCTGTTGAGTATGGTGGTTCAGGATTAGACCAGATTTCTTACGGTCTGATTATGCAGGAGTTGGAAAGAGGAGATTCTGCAGTACGTTCTGCGGCTTCAGTACAGAGCTCTTTGGTGATGTTCCCGATCAACGAATTCGGTTCTGAAGAACAGAAAAAGAAATATCTTCCAAAGCTTGCTGCAGGAGAAATGATCGGATCTTTTGGATTAACTGAGCCCAACCATGGTTCTGATCCTGGTTCTATGGAGACATATTTTAAAGATATGGGAGATCATTATCTTCTGAATGGTGCTAAAATGTGGATCACCAACTCTCCTCTTTGCGATATTGCTGTAGTATGGGCAAAAAATGAAGAAGGAAAAGTGCAGGGATTAATTGTTGAAAGAGGTATGGAAGGGTTTACCACTCCGGAGACTCACAATAAATGGAGCTTACGAGCTTCCAAAACAGGAGAGCTGGTATTCAATGATGTAAAAGTTCCGAAAGAGAACCTTCTTCCGGGAGTTACAGGAATGAAAGGGCCTTTATCCTGTTTGAATTCTGCAAGATATGGAATTTCATGGGGAGTGATCGGTGCAGCGATCGATTGTTATTGTACTGCCGTTCAGTATTCCAAAGAGAGAAAACAGTTTGGAAAACCAATCGGATCCTTCCAGCTTCAGCAGAAAAAGCTTGCTGAATTCTTAACGGAAATTACCAAAGCTCAGTTACTATGCCTTCAACTCGGAAACCTTAAGAATGATCACAAAGCTAGTCCGGCTCAAATTTCTATGGCCAAGCGTAACAACGTGAAAATGGCTATTGACATTGCACGCGAGTCGAGACAAATTCTCGGAGGTATGGGAATCATGGGTGAATTCCCAATGATGAGACATGCTGCCAATCTGGAGTCAGTAATTACTTATGAGGGTACTCATGACGTTCATTTGTTAATCACCGGTTTAGATATTACAGGAATTAACGCCTTTTAA
- a CDS encoding DUF4876 domain-containing protein, with translation MLKHLLRTLLVLCAVVSLAACSSDSDAPESQAQTTLQLEFKLTPDNIQVKEYKHLKISFKELNSGFSTSRELTNTNVLKTVLPTGTYTISVEGSIVYSDDSGTIEGKVGGLQTGVVVNGNEQTKTVAISLKAGSGDLILEEVFFTGTKTPQGAMYFGDQYFKITNNTDQILYADGMLLIQSSFMTNEKQDYSPNIMTTTFSAGAIIKIPGTGQTYPVKPGESIIIAEDAINHKEFNPSSINLSQADFQIFKEDSDDIDNPLVPKMMNVFEKMVIHTQGYYAYALARMPQGMTNEALISQNTYTYTYNLTFGGDVYPMDGTAVKIPNEWITDAVNLSVQDSFQWLVTSPSLDMGWTSVASFDGDKNRFGKAVRRKVIGKTAEGKNILKDTHNSTVDFEHGVKPSLFN, from the coding sequence ATGTTAAAACATTTATTAAGAACACTATTAGTATTGTGTGCTGTCGTCAGTCTTGCAGCATGTTCATCTGATTCCGACGCACCGGAATCTCAGGCACAAACCACCCTGCAACTGGAATTTAAACTGACTCCCGACAATATTCAGGTTAAAGAATATAAGCACCTTAAGATCAGCTTTAAAGAACTGAACAGCGGGTTTAGTACCAGCCGGGAACTTACCAATACCAATGTATTGAAAACTGTTCTTCCTACGGGAACTTATACCATTTCAGTGGAAGGAAGCATTGTATATTCTGATGATTCGGGAACCATTGAAGGTAAAGTGGGAGGTCTGCAGACCGGTGTCGTTGTCAATGGTAATGAACAAACTAAGACCGTGGCTATTTCATTGAAAGCGGGAAGTGGGGATCTGATCCTGGAAGAAGTATTTTTTACAGGAACAAAAACACCGCAGGGAGCTATGTACTTCGGTGATCAATACTTTAAAATTACCAATAATACAGATCAGATTTTATACGCTGACGGAATGTTGTTGATTCAATCAAGTTTTATGACGAATGAGAAACAGGATTACAGCCCCAATATTATGACGACTACCTTTTCTGCCGGGGCAATCATCAAAATTCCGGGAACGGGACAGACATATCCGGTAAAACCGGGAGAATCTATTATCATTGCTGAAGATGCGATCAACCATAAAGAATTCAATCCGTCGTCCATCAACCTTTCACAGGCTGATTTCCAGATATTCAAGGAAGATTCTGATGATATCGACAATCCTTTAGTTCCAAAAATGATGAATGTCTTTGAAAAAATGGTCATTCATACGCAGGGATATTACGCCTACGCTTTGGCCCGCATGCCTCAGGGAATGACCAATGAGGCGTTGATCAGCCAGAATACATACACTTATACTTACAATCTTACATTTGGAGGTGATGTCTATCCTATGGACGGAACTGCGGTTAAAATTCCCAATGAATGGATCACTGACGCTGTCAACCTAAGCGTACAGGATTCTTTTCAATGGCTGGTAACCTCTCCTTCCCTGGATATGGGCTGGACTTCCGTGGCTTCTTTTGACGGCGATAAAAACCGTTTTGGAAAAGCTGTCCGCAGAAAAGTGATCGGAAAAACAGCAGAAGGCAAAAACATCTTAAAAGACACCCATAATTCTACAGTAGATTTTGAGCATGGTGTAAAACCTTCATTATTCAATTAA
- a CDS encoding T9SS type A sorting domain-containing protein — MRKITFFLLSITAPFYLAQQAGDLVSAEQKLDLTPQGVANFIANNLGEQNAPDFVSYLNSFNIGLKGYKITYYTKNENNILVKATGLLMFPNVGYKLSTVVSDHGTTDSRNNVPSNFKGALTAGFVVELSYVLNGYILMAPDYVGMGTGEGVHPYVDYATEAGATIDFVTAANKVLAQQGVKRYDEYFLTGYSQGAHAAMSTIKMLNTANPTHLKFKYAYMGDGPYDMSETTLKKGVLEKDIYPFTAFLANVLHSCNNTGFRTYNNNISEVISAEYLDRYTYHVVQDNGGLLWGPVIWRKLFTNIFINEVTNNQNHVFRQCLQPKDVYNWYNKTPMTLGHSTVDLAIPPENTSKTIDVQRGYYPWWDLNKYKLEAFYWGPLGHVGGIVPFVLASNAKFNSLRSGGLLNQWAIAGSIFGKKASDVSSEINPLSSSQIKPDLGNMQLVEITDFNKEKAAGRSAVDRNLSALKDGVYLLKVTENNENKMIPYIKSTPTVIEEKEIVQSENNDLLKLKIDQEELSAINIFDQNKNLRASISKEKYLETGGIDLKSIDHQTYTFEVVTPFYNLQFNKAVGTLSPENNADIFAQNHQIKAKAANGIKNISIYSISGVLVRQHEVNKDQFESGNLDSGIYVVQMILNNGKTINKKVKL; from the coding sequence ATGAGAAAAATTACATTTTTTTTACTAAGTATTACAGCTCCATTTTACCTTGCACAGCAGGCAGGAGACCTTGTAAGTGCAGAACAAAAACTAGATCTGACGCCACAGGGAGTAGCTAATTTTATTGCCAATAATCTGGGTGAACAAAATGCTCCGGATTTTGTAAGCTACCTGAATAGTTTTAATATCGGTTTAAAAGGATATAAAATAACTTATTACACCAAAAATGAGAACAATATCCTTGTAAAAGCAACCGGCTTACTTATGTTTCCCAATGTAGGTTATAAACTGTCGACCGTAGTATCTGATCACGGAACAACCGATAGCAGAAATAACGTTCCTTCCAATTTTAAGGGAGCTCTAACTGCCGGTTTCGTTGTTGAGCTTTCTTATGTCCTCAATGGTTATATTCTCATGGCTCCTGACTATGTTGGAATGGGAACAGGAGAAGGCGTTCACCCTTATGTAGATTATGCTACTGAAGCCGGTGCTACCATTGATTTTGTAACTGCTGCCAATAAAGTTTTAGCCCAGCAGGGAGTAAAAAGGTATGATGAATATTTCCTGACCGGCTATTCCCAAGGGGCTCATGCTGCTATGTCGACGATCAAAATGCTGAATACTGCGAATCCTACCCATCTCAAATTCAAATATGCTTATATGGGCGACGGACCGTATGACATGTCAGAAACCACCTTAAAAAAAGGGGTCTTAGAGAAAGATATTTATCCGTTTACCGCTTTCCTGGCCAATGTTCTTCATAGTTGTAATAATACAGGATTCAGAACATACAACAATAATATTTCAGAAGTTATTTCCGCAGAATATTTGGACCGCTATACCTATCATGTTGTTCAGGATAACGGGGGGCTGTTGTGGGGCCCAGTCATATGGAGAAAGCTTTTTACCAATATCTTTATCAATGAAGTGACCAACAATCAAAATCATGTGTTCAGACAATGCCTGCAACCCAAGGATGTATACAACTGGTACAATAAAACCCCGATGACTCTCGGGCATTCGACAGTTGATCTGGCTATTCCCCCGGAAAATACTTCTAAAACAATTGATGTGCAACGAGGATATTATCCGTGGTGGGATCTGAACAAATATAAACTCGAGGCTTTTTATTGGGGACCTTTAGGTCATGTGGGAGGCATTGTACCGTTTGTGCTGGCTTCCAATGCAAAATTCAATAGCTTAAGGAGTGGCGGCCTTCTCAATCAATGGGCGATTGCGGGATCTATTTTTGGAAAGAAAGCATCTGATGTATCTTCAGAGATCAATCCTTTATCTTCTTCCCAGATTAAGCCCGACCTTGGAAATATGCAGTTAGTGGAAATTACAGATTTCAATAAAGAAAAGGCAGCCGGAAGATCTGCTGTTGACCGAAATTTATCTGCTTTGAAAGATGGAGTTTATCTGCTTAAAGTTACGGAGAACAATGAAAATAAAATGATTCCGTACATCAAAAGTACTCCGACAGTCATTGAGGAGAAAGAAATCGTACAATCCGAAAATAATGATCTTTTAAAATTAAAAATTGATCAGGAGGAGCTTTCAGCCATCAACATTTTTGATCAGAACAAAAATTTACGGGCTAGTATTTCAAAGGAAAAATATCTGGAAACAGGAGGAATTGATCTGAAATCGATTGATCATCAAACATATACATTCGAAGTGGTGACTCCGTTTTATAATCTTCAGTTTAATAAAGCTGTGGGTACTCTGTCTCCGGAAAACAATGCAGATATTTTTGCACAAAATCATCAGATCAAGGCAAAGGCAGCCAACGGTATTAAAAACATTAGCATCTACAGCATTTCAGGAGTGTTGGTACGCCAACATGAAGTGAATAAGGACCAGTTTGAATCAGGAAACTTAGACTCAGGAATTTATGTAGTTCAAATGATTTTAAACAATGGTAAAACAATTAATAAAAAGGTAAAACTTTAG